In one window of Nakamurella sp. PAMC28650 DNA:
- the glpK gene encoding glycerol kinase GlpK — MSQKFVAALDQGTTSSRCMVFDHQGTMVSVAQREHRQYYPQPGWVEHDAGEIWAIVRQIVPLALADAGVEPTQIVALGITNQRETTVVWDRTTGRPLGRAIVWQDTRTIDLLADIAVAQDEAEITRRTGLPLNGYFSGPKLRWLLDRDPGLRERAERGEVLFGTMDSWITWNLTGGVNGGLHVTDVTNASRTMLMNLETLDWDPVLLAALGVPRSMLPEIRSTVGVVGATTAPVAGIPIGAIIGDQQSSLFGQTAFDAGEAKCTFGTGSFLLLNTGPKIIRSGHGLITTVAYRIGDEPARYALEGSVAVAGGLVKWVRDSLGLIRSAAEIETLAATVPDNGGCYVVPAFSGLFAPHWNPSAQGLMVGLTAFVTKAHIARAVLEASAWQTRDVMEAMNADAGRSAKSLAVDGGMTTDNLLMQLLADALDIPVVRPMMAETVALGAAYAAGLAVGYWPDREVLRANWQRAAEWRPQANPQRRTAEYASWTRAVALADVWGHRSDRPARPARPGPAAPQPDGPESVAPGGS, encoded by the coding sequence ATGAGCCAGAAGTTCGTGGCGGCACTGGATCAGGGCACCACCTCGAGCCGGTGCATGGTGTTCGATCATCAGGGCACCATGGTGTCGGTCGCCCAGCGCGAACACCGTCAGTACTACCCGCAGCCGGGGTGGGTCGAACACGACGCGGGCGAGATCTGGGCCATCGTCCGTCAGATCGTGCCGCTCGCGCTGGCCGACGCGGGCGTCGAGCCCACCCAGATCGTCGCCCTCGGCATCACCAACCAGCGGGAGACCACGGTGGTCTGGGACCGGACCACCGGGCGGCCCCTTGGCCGCGCGATCGTCTGGCAGGACACCAGGACCATCGACCTGCTGGCCGATATCGCCGTCGCCCAGGACGAGGCCGAGATCACCAGGCGGACCGGGCTTCCGCTCAACGGGTATTTCTCCGGGCCCAAGCTGCGCTGGCTGCTCGACCGCGATCCCGGCCTGCGGGAGAGGGCAGAGCGCGGCGAAGTGCTGTTCGGCACGATGGACTCCTGGATCACCTGGAATCTGACCGGCGGGGTGAACGGCGGCCTGCACGTCACCGATGTCACCAACGCCAGCCGGACCATGTTGATGAACCTGGAGACACTGGACTGGGATCCGGTGCTGCTGGCCGCACTCGGGGTCCCGCGCAGCATGCTGCCGGAGATCCGATCGACGGTCGGCGTGGTCGGCGCGACGACGGCGCCGGTGGCCGGGATTCCCATCGGGGCCATCATCGGCGACCAGCAGTCCTCCCTCTTCGGGCAGACGGCCTTCGACGCCGGCGAAGCCAAATGCACCTTCGGCACCGGAAGCTTCCTGCTGTTGAACACCGGTCCGAAGATCATCAGATCCGGTCACGGGCTGATCACCACGGTGGCGTACCGCATCGGTGACGAACCGGCCAGGTACGCGTTGGAGGGTTCGGTGGCGGTGGCCGGCGGGCTGGTCAAGTGGGTGCGCGACAGCCTCGGTCTGATCCGCAGCGCCGCGGAGATCGAGACGTTGGCCGCCACCGTCCCCGACAACGGCGGTTGCTATGTGGTGCCCGCCTTCTCGGGTCTGTTCGCCCCGCACTGGAACCCTTCGGCGCAGGGCCTGATGGTCGGTCTGACGGCGTTCGTCACCAAGGCGCACATCGCCAGGGCCGTGCTCGAGGCATCGGCCTGGCAGACCCGCGACGTGATGGAGGCGATGAATGCCGACGCCGGCCGGTCGGCGAAGTCGCTGGCCGTCGACGGTGGCATGACCACCGACAACCTGCTCATGCAACTGCTCGCCGATGCGCTCGACATCCCGGTGGTGCGACCGATGATGGCCGAGACGGTGGCGCTCGGGGCCGCGTATGCCGCCGGGCTGGCCGTGGGGTACTGGCCGGACCGCGAGGTGCTGCGGGCGAACTGGCAACGGGCCGCGGAATGGCGGCCACAGGCGAACCCGCAGCGCCGGACGGCCGAATACGCCAGCTGGACCCGGGCGGTGGCACTGGCCGATGTCTGGGGCCATCGGTCCGACAGGCCGGCCCGGCCGGCCCGGCCGGGGCCTGCTGCGCCGCAGCCCGACGGGCCGGAGTCCGTTGCGCCGGGAGGCTCCTAG
- a CDS encoding MIP/aquaporin family protein → MMLLLLGCGVVATAILKGSKGENGGWLLITFGWGLGVYVGVYVAFPTGAHLNPAVTVSQWIMGNISAEQAFAYFGAELLGAFLGAVLCWVAFREHFDAEPDPGKKLGVFSTGPAMRTPVWNILTEIIATFVLIFWILIAGGTPTQVGPLAVALVVIAVGASLGGPTGYAINPARDLGPRIAHAVLPIKGKGSSDWSYAWIPVVAPIVGAVLATLVFKATDATNLIKAVKAG, encoded by the coding sequence ATGATGCTTCTCCTGCTCGGCTGTGGCGTCGTGGCCACCGCCATCCTGAAGGGCAGCAAGGGCGAGAACGGCGGTTGGCTGCTGATCACCTTCGGTTGGGGTCTCGGGGTCTACGTCGGTGTGTACGTCGCATTCCCGACCGGCGCGCATCTCAATCCGGCCGTCACGGTGTCGCAGTGGATCATGGGCAACATCTCGGCCGAACAGGCATTCGCCTACTTCGGTGCCGAACTGCTGGGCGCATTCCTGGGAGCGGTGCTGTGCTGGGTCGCCTTCCGCGAACATTTCGATGCCGAACCGGATCCGGGCAAGAAACTGGGCGTCTTCTCGACCGGTCCGGCCATGCGGACACCGGTCTGGAACATCCTCACCGAGATCATCGCCACCTTCGTGCTGATCTTCTGGATCCTGATCGCCGGTGGCACTCCGACGCAGGTCGGTCCACTGGCGGTCGCGCTGGTGGTCATCGCAGTCGGTGCCTCGCTCGGCGGACCGACCGGCTACGCCATCAATCCTGCCCGTGACCTCGGCCCCCGCATCGCGCACGCAGTCCTACCGATCAAGGGGAAGGGCTCGTCCGACTGGAGCTACGCCTGGATCCCGGTCGTCGCACCCATCGTCGGCGCCGTGCTGGCGACCCTGGTGTTCAAGGCCACCGACGCCACCAACCTGATCAAGGCGGTCAAGGCCGGCTGA
- a CDS encoding IclR family transcriptional regulator has product MSATVQSVERAAAMLRLLADEDEPIGLAQIASALGLAKGTAHGLLRTLQDVGFIEQTFPTGPYRVAPEVFRLGWARLDLNELRAKALNWTDALAARTGESARVAAFADGRAVVAHHVFRADGSDQVILTGTGLPLHANALGKVLLAFDPGAARSIIGKDLPGYTFRTLTDRVALQRDLASIRDLGWAASVDESDAGVSGIAAPIRDGGGYVVATVGIEGASTRICDERSRPRATLVSQVVRAGRSISRELGHGRES; this is encoded by the coding sequence GTGTCCGCAACCGTGCAGTCCGTCGAGCGGGCCGCGGCGATGCTGAGGCTGCTGGCCGACGAGGACGAACCCATCGGGCTGGCCCAGATCGCCTCCGCCCTCGGGCTCGCCAAGGGCACCGCCCACGGTCTGCTCCGCACCCTGCAGGACGTCGGTTTCATCGAACAGACCTTCCCCACCGGTCCTTATCGGGTGGCGCCAGAGGTCTTCCGGCTCGGCTGGGCCAGGCTGGATCTGAACGAGCTGAGGGCCAAGGCGCTGAACTGGACCGACGCCCTGGCGGCCCGCACCGGGGAGTCGGCCCGGGTGGCCGCCTTCGCCGACGGCCGGGCCGTGGTGGCACATCACGTGTTCCGCGCCGATGGCAGTGATCAGGTCATCCTGACCGGCACCGGTCTGCCGCTGCACGCCAATGCGCTCGGGAAGGTGCTGCTCGCCTTCGATCCCGGTGCCGCGCGCAGCATCATCGGCAAGGATCTCCCTGGTTACACTTTCCGCACGCTGACCGATCGCGTTGCGCTGCAACGGGATCTGGCCTCGATCCGGGATCTCGGTTGGGCTGCGTCGGTGGACGAGTCGGACGCCGGGGTATCGGGCATCGCGGCGCCGATCCGTGACGGCGGGGGATACGTGGTGGCCACCGTGGGCATCGAGGGTGCGAGCACGCGCATCTGCGACGAGCGTTCGAGGCCCCGCGCGACCCTGGTCTCGCAGGTGGTCAGGGCGGGCCGGTCGATCTCCCGCGAACTCGGGCACGGGCGGGAGTCATGA
- a CDS encoding glycerol-3-phosphate dehydrogenase/oxidase, whose protein sequence is MSFLSTAMSPANRQDALRQMTETEFDVLVIGGGVVGAGAALDAASRGLKVALVEARDLASGTSSRSSKLVHGGLRYLKQLNFSLVFEALRERKLILETLCPHLAHPVKFIYPLERFAWDRAYVGTGVGVYDVLGAGRGVPSHLRHLSKRRTMESFRGGKIGGIKGGIMFYEGQLDDARHTMMISRTAASYDALVVTSARVTSFLRDGQRVIGAVVKDLETGKDIEVRAKTTVNAAGVWTDDIQQMVGGKGQFKVTASKGVHVIVPRDRIDSDTGLITETEKSLLFIIPCPWSDDFWVIGTTDTPWDLDLAHPAASRSDIDYILGQANRLLEKPLTRDDVVGVYAGLRPLLAGEEDQTSKLSREHAVVSPVPGLVIVAGGKYTTYRVMAADAVDEAVKQLPGSIGKSITAKVPLIGADGYQALANNMDKLATEIGLDEPRVKHLLGRYGSLIREVVALIGTRPELGEPLESAPKYLKVEAVYAVSYEGALHLDDILARRTRISVDTWDRGAAAAQEVADLVAPLLGWDAAAVLNEVEHYRARVKAEIESQQMPDDQTADAARMGAPEVRVGAESPGERHGTEGSAVGQGKAAQGL, encoded by the coding sequence ATGAGTTTCCTGTCCACCGCGATGAGCCCGGCCAACCGTCAGGACGCGCTGCGCCAGATGACCGAGACCGAGTTCGACGTACTGGTCATCGGCGGCGGCGTCGTCGGCGCCGGGGCCGCCCTGGACGCAGCCAGCCGCGGGCTGAAGGTGGCGCTGGTGGAGGCCCGTGATCTCGCCTCGGGCACCTCGAGCCGATCTTCCAAGCTCGTGCACGGCGGCCTGCGCTACCTCAAGCAGCTGAACTTCTCGTTGGTCTTCGAGGCACTGCGCGAACGCAAGCTGATCCTCGAGACCCTGTGTCCGCATCTGGCCCACCCGGTGAAGTTCATCTACCCGCTGGAGCGGTTCGCCTGGGATCGCGCCTACGTCGGTACCGGCGTCGGCGTCTACGACGTGCTGGGGGCCGGCCGGGGGGTCCCCAGCCACCTCAGGCACCTGTCGAAGCGCAGGACGATGGAGTCGTTCCGCGGCGGCAAGATCGGCGGCATCAAGGGCGGCATCATGTTCTACGAGGGCCAGCTCGACGACGCCCGTCACACCATGATGATCTCGCGGACGGCGGCGTCCTACGACGCGCTGGTGGTCACCAGCGCGCGGGTCACCTCGTTCCTGCGCGACGGCCAGCGGGTGATCGGCGCGGTGGTCAAGGATCTGGAGACCGGCAAGGACATCGAGGTCAGGGCGAAGACGACGGTCAACGCGGCAGGGGTGTGGACCGACGACATCCAGCAGATGGTCGGCGGCAAGGGCCAGTTCAAGGTGACCGCTTCCAAGGGCGTCCACGTGATCGTCCCGAGAGACCGGATCGACTCGGACACCGGGCTGATCACCGAGACCGAGAAGAGCCTGCTGTTCATCATCCCGTGTCCCTGGAGCGACGACTTCTGGGTGATCGGAACCACCGACACCCCATGGGATCTGGATCTGGCCCACCCGGCTGCCAGCCGCAGCGACATCGACTACATCCTGGGCCAGGCCAACCGGCTGCTCGAGAAACCCCTCACCCGTGACGACGTCGTCGGCGTCTACGCCGGCCTCCGTCCGTTGCTCGCCGGCGAGGAGGACCAGACCAGCAAGCTGTCCCGCGAGCACGCCGTGGTCTCCCCCGTCCCCGGTCTGGTGATCGTGGCCGGCGGCAAGTACACGACCTACCGGGTGATGGCCGCGGACGCCGTCGACGAGGCGGTCAAGCAGCTGCCCGGCAGCATCGGGAAGTCCATCACCGCCAAGGTTCCGCTGATCGGCGCCGACGGCTACCAGGCGCTGGCCAACAACATGGACAAGCTGGCCACCGAGATCGGTCTGGACGAACCACGGGTCAAGCATCTCCTGGGTCGCTACGGCAGCCTGATCCGTGAGGTGGTGGCGCTGATCGGCACCCGTCCGGAGCTCGGCGAACCGCTGGAGAGCGCCCCGAAGTACCTGAAGGTCGAGGCCGTCTATGCGGTGTCGTACGAGGGGGCCCTGCACCTGGACGACATCCTGGCCCGCCGCACGCGGATCTCGGTGGACACCTGGGACCGGGGGGCGGCGGCCGCCCAGGAGGTCGCCGACCTGGTGGCCCCGCTGCTCGGCTGGGACGCCGCCGCCGTGCTGAACGAGGTCGAGCACTACCGGGCCAGGGTGAAGGCCGAGATCGAATCCCAGCAGATGCCGGACGACCAGACCGCGGACGCCGCCCGGATGGGCGCTCCGGAGGTCAGGGTCGGTGCCGAATCCCCCGGCGAGCGCCATGGCACCGAAGGCTCCGCGGTCGGTCAGGGCAAAGCGGCGCAGGGACTGTGA
- the glpK gene encoding glycerol kinase GlpK — protein MSEQFVAAIDQGTTSTRCMIFNHEGRVVAVDQKEHEQIFPKAGWVEHNPIEIWDNIRAVTAGALAKADLQAADIVSIGITNQRETAMVWDRHTGVPVYNAIVWQDTRTDAICQQLGALGGGADRYKDKVGLPLATYFSGPKVRWILDNVEGAREKAEAGDLVFGNMDTWTVWNMTGGIDGGLHITDPTNASRTLLMDLDTLTWDATIAEDMKIPLSMLPEIRSSSEVYGEVRPRGVLAGVPIAGILGDQQAATFGQACLSVGEAKNTYGTGNFMLINTGTEKVPSKNGLLTTVCYKIGDQPTIYALEGSIAVSGSLVQWVRDNLGLITEAPQIEDLAKTVDDNGGCYFVPAFSGLFAPYWRSDARGAIVGLTRYVNKGHIARAVLEATAFQSKEVLDAMNADSGVDLTALKVDGGMVVNETLMQFQADILGVPVIRPVVAETTALGAAYAAGLAVGFWASEEDIRTNWAEDKRWEPNMEEGARAKAYASWKKAVTKTFDWVDAEG, from the coding sequence ATGAGCGAGCAGTTCGTAGCAGCGATCGACCAGGGCACCACCTCCACCAGGTGCATGATCTTCAACCACGAGGGCCGGGTCGTGGCCGTCGACCAGAAGGAGCACGAGCAGATCTTCCCGAAGGCCGGTTGGGTGGAGCACAACCCGATCGAGATCTGGGACAACATCCGGGCCGTGACGGCCGGCGCGCTGGCCAAGGCCGACCTGCAGGCTGCCGACATCGTGTCGATCGGTATCACCAACCAACGCGAGACCGCCATGGTCTGGGACCGGCACACCGGTGTCCCGGTCTACAACGCCATCGTCTGGCAGGACACCAGGACCGACGCCATCTGCCAGCAGCTGGGCGCGCTGGGCGGCGGCGCCGACCGCTACAAGGACAAGGTGGGTCTGCCGCTGGCCACCTACTTCTCGGGCCCCAAGGTCCGCTGGATCCTCGACAACGTCGAGGGCGCAAGGGAAAAGGCCGAAGCCGGCGATCTCGTCTTCGGCAACATGGACACCTGGACCGTCTGGAACATGACTGGCGGGATCGACGGCGGGCTGCACATCACCGATCCCACCAACGCCTCGCGGACCCTGCTGATGGACCTCGACACGCTGACCTGGGACGCCACCATCGCCGAGGACATGAAGATCCCGTTGTCCATGCTGCCGGAGATCAGGTCGTCCTCCGAGGTCTACGGGGAGGTCCGGCCGCGCGGCGTGCTGGCCGGCGTCCCGATCGCCGGGATTCTCGGCGACCAGCAGGCCGCCACCTTCGGACAGGCCTGCCTGTCGGTCGGCGAAGCCAAGAACACCTACGGCACCGGCAATTTCATGCTGATCAACACCGGCACCGAGAAGGTCCCGTCGAAGAACGGCCTGCTGACCACCGTCTGCTACAAGATCGGTGACCAGCCGACCATCTACGCCCTCGAGGGCTCCATCGCCGTCTCGGGATCACTGGTCCAGTGGGTCAGGGACAACCTCGGCCTGATCACCGAGGCCCCGCAGATCGAGGACCTCGCCAAGACCGTCGACGACAACGGCGGCTGCTACTTCGTGCCCGCCTTCTCGGGTCTGTTCGCCCCGTACTGGCGCTCCGACGCCCGCGGCGCGATCGTCGGTCTGACCCGCTACGTCAACAAGGGTCACATCGCCCGTGCGGTCCTGGAGGCCACCGCGTTCCAGTCGAAGGAGGTCCTCGACGCGATGAACGCCGACTCCGGTGTCGACCTGACGGCGCTGAAGGTCGACGGCGGCATGGTCGTCAACGAGACGTTGATGCAGTTCCAGGCGGACATCCTGGGGGTCCCGGTGATCCGGCCGGTGGTGGCCGAGACCACCGCACTGGGAGCCGCCTACGCCGCGGGCCTGGCAGTCGGCTTCTGGGCCTCCGAGGAGGACATCCGCACGAACTGGGCCGAGGACAAGCGCTGGGAGCCCAACATGGAGGAAGGCGCACGGGCGAAGGCCTACGCCTCCTGGAAGAAGGCCGTCACGAAGACCTTCGACTGGGTCGACGCCGAGGGCTGA
- a CDS encoding NAD(P)H-quinone dehydrogenase — protein sequence MTRIVIMGGGPAGYEAALVAAQYGAEVTLVETDGPGGGCVLYDCVPSKTFIASAGARTSVRDADELGVIVPPQKVEVDVDVVHGRVKSLALAQSADIGSKLLSEGVTVLAGRAELADSAPGLAAHRVEVIGNDGTAAALEADVVLIATGASPRLLESALPDGERILTWRQLYSLPAFPDHLIVIGSGVTGAEFASAYNEIGVKVTLVSSRDRVLPSEDADAAAVIEEVFTAHGGVLARRARAESVVNDGEQVIVTLTDGRQVRGSHALMTVGSVPNTYGIGLDKVGIELPASGFIPVDRVSRTSVAGIYAAGDCTGVLMLASVAAMQGRIAMWHALGEGVPSLRLRTVAANVFTHPEIATVGISQAEVDAGKVPARTLMMPLSTNPRAKMTGMKNGFIKLVIRPATGIVIGGVVVAPSASELILPIALAVQNGLTAKDLAYTLSVYPSLSGSITEIGRRLMHYDGDLG from the coding sequence ATGACTCGGATCGTGATCATGGGCGGCGGCCCGGCGGGTTACGAGGCCGCACTGGTGGCAGCGCAGTACGGCGCGGAGGTCACGTTGGTCGAGACCGACGGCCCCGGCGGTGGTTGCGTGCTCTACGACTGCGTGCCCAGCAAGACGTTCATCGCCTCGGCCGGTGCGCGGACCTCCGTCCGGGACGCCGATGAACTGGGTGTCATCGTCCCGCCGCAGAAGGTCGAGGTGGACGTCGACGTGGTGCACGGCCGGGTCAAGTCCCTGGCGCTGGCGCAGTCGGCCGACATCGGCTCGAAGTTGCTGTCCGAAGGCGTGACGGTACTGGCCGGCCGCGCGGAACTGGCCGACTCGGCCCCTGGTCTGGCGGCCCACCGCGTCGAGGTGATCGGGAACGACGGCACGGCCGCGGCGCTCGAGGCGGACGTGGTGCTGATTGCGACCGGTGCCTCGCCGCGACTCCTGGAATCCGCTCTGCCGGACGGGGAACGGATCCTCACCTGGCGGCAGCTGTACTCGTTGCCGGCGTTCCCGGATCATCTGATCGTGATCGGCTCGGGGGTCACGGGTGCCGAGTTCGCGTCGGCCTACAACGAGATCGGGGTCAAGGTCACCCTGGTCTCCAGTCGCGACCGCGTGCTGCCCAGCGAGGACGCCGACGCGGCCGCGGTGATCGAGGAGGTCTTCACCGCCCACGGCGGGGTGCTCGCCCGGCGGGCCAGGGCCGAATCGGTGGTCAACGACGGCGAGCAGGTGATCGTCACCCTGACCGACGGGCGGCAGGTGCGCGGTTCGCACGCGCTGATGACGGTCGGGTCGGTGCCCAACACGTACGGGATCGGGCTGGACAAGGTCGGGATCGAACTTCCGGCCAGCGGCTTCATCCCGGTGGACCGGGTGTCGCGCACCTCGGTCGCGGGCATCTACGCCGCCGGCGACTGCACGGGTGTGCTGATGCTGGCCTCGGTGGCCGCGATGCAGGGCCGGATCGCGATGTGGCACGCCCTCGGCGAGGGAGTGCCTTCGCTGCGCCTGCGCACGGTGGCCGCCAACGTCTTCACCCACCCGGAGATCGCCACCGTCGGCATCTCGCAGGCCGAGGTCGACGCCGGCAAGGTGCCGGCCCGGACCCTGATGATGCCGCTGTCGACCAATCCGCGGGCGAAGATGACCGGGATGAAGAACGGCTTCATCAAACTGGTCATCCGGCCGGCGACCGGCATCGTCATCGGCGGCGTCGTGGTCGCGCCGTCGGCCTCGGAACTGATCCTGCCGATTGCGCTGGCTGTCCAGAACGGGCTCACCGCCAAGGATCTCGCCTACACGCTCAGCGTCTACCCGTCGTTGTCCGGTTCGATCACCGAGATCGGCCGCCGTCTCATGCACTACGACGGCGATCTCGGCTGA
- a CDS encoding bifunctional 2-polyprenyl-6-hydroxyphenol methylase/3-demethylubiquinol 3-O-methyltransferase UbiG, giving the protein MNNRYAAEIDLSNVHNTHSMLVLMVGEGKRVLELGASSGYMTRVLQQRGCRVTAIEYDPQAGAELALVADDTIIGDLNDLSLLGGISGRYDVVLAGDVFEHLIRPLDVLRAAVELLEPGGAVVLSVPNVAHADLRLSLLQGRFDYQETGVLDETHLRWFTHRTLVDMLTAAGLVVVELQRSIVRVFESEMSVPRDSVGTSVLSAVMRVPESETYQFVLTAMRDDGTTEMRDRVLAAAPLPEPDFAAIAASEGRLSGRRPTDQTMAGAVEFAQQEAVALQQQLHAEQERVAAAEAVSRTSGSDGQSLGTGLRNMVLRRRGRKEEGR; this is encoded by the coding sequence GTGAACAACCGCTACGCGGCCGAGATCGATCTGTCGAACGTCCACAACACCCACTCCATGCTCGTGTTGATGGTGGGCGAGGGCAAGCGCGTGCTGGAACTCGGTGCGTCCTCGGGCTACATGACCAGGGTCCTGCAGCAACGTGGCTGCCGGGTCACCGCCATCGAGTACGACCCGCAGGCCGGTGCCGAACTGGCGCTGGTCGCGGACGACACGATCATCGGCGACCTGAACGACCTCTCGCTGCTCGGCGGGATCTCCGGACGATACGACGTGGTGCTCGCCGGAGACGTCTTCGAGCATCTGATCCGGCCGCTGGACGTGCTGCGAGCCGCGGTCGAACTGCTGGAACCGGGCGGTGCTGTCGTGCTGTCGGTGCCCAACGTCGCTCATGCCGATCTCCGGCTGAGCCTGCTGCAGGGCCGTTTCGACTACCAGGAGACCGGCGTCCTGGACGAGACCCATCTGCGCTGGTTCACCCATCGGACCCTGGTCGACATGCTGACCGCCGCGGGTCTGGTGGTGGTCGAACTCCAGCGCAGCATCGTGCGGGTGTTCGAGAGCGAGATGTCGGTCCCCCGGGACTCCGTCGGCACCTCGGTGCTGTCGGCCGTGATGCGGGTGCCCGAATCCGAGACCTACCAGTTCGTGCTCACCGCGATGCGCGATGACGGGACGACCGAGATGCGCGACCGGGTGCTGGCCGCCGCGCCGCTGCCGGAGCCGGACTTCGCCGCCATCGCGGCGTCGGAGGGCAGGCTTTCGGGGCGGCGTCCGACGGATCAGACGATGGCAGGCGCGGTGGAGTTCGCCCAGCAGGAAGCCGTGGCGCTGCAACAGCAGTTGCATGCCGAGCAGGAGCGTGTGGCGGCGGCGGAAGCAGTGAGCCGGACGTCGGGGTCGGACGGGCAGAGCCTGGGGACCGGGCTCCGGAACATGGTCCTGCGTCGACGAGGCCGGAAAGAGGAGGGCCGATGA
- a CDS encoding peptidase S8 has translation MRRTIFVVAAAIVAGLLVGPFGIASAASAPAARAHHHADRVCAKASAGNAACEALVQVDANGKPVANATPSGYGPADIRSAYSLASSSSGGRTVAIVDAYNDPTAEADLGVYRRTYGLSACTTANGCFRKVGQTGGAVPSTNAGWAQEISLDLDMVSAACPDCRILLVEAKTASFANLAAGVNYAATQGVSAISNSYGGSDSSASSAYDHPGIAITASTGDGGYGIESPASYPTVVAVGGTSLTKSSTARGWSETAWSGAGSGCSTLNAKPSWQTSATQCSGKANADVSAVADPNTGVAVYDSTAYQGSSGWLVFGGTSASSPIIASVYTLSGNTSGYPASYTWAHTGSLNDVKSGSNGTCPTTIWCTSGTGWDGPTGLGTPIGTAAF, from the coding sequence ATGAGACGCACCATCTTCGTCGTTGCCGCAGCCATCGTCGCCGGTCTGTTGGTCGGTCCGTTCGGGATTGCCTCCGCGGCATCAGCACCGGCCGCCAGGGCCCATCACCACGCCGATCGGGTCTGCGCGAAGGCCTCGGCCGGGAACGCCGCCTGCGAGGCACTCGTCCAGGTCGATGCCAACGGAAAACCGGTGGCCAACGCCACTCCCAGCGGCTATGGACCCGCCGACATCCGATCCGCCTACTCCCTCGCGTCGTCCTCCAGCGGCGGGCGGACCGTCGCCATCGTGGACGCCTACAACGACCCGACCGCCGAGGCGGACCTCGGCGTGTACCGCCGGACCTACGGGTTGTCGGCCTGCACCACCGCGAACGGCTGCTTCCGCAAGGTCGGGCAGACCGGCGGGGCCGTCCCCAGCACCAACGCAGGCTGGGCGCAGGAGATCAGCCTGGACCTGGACATGGTCTCGGCGGCCTGCCCGGACTGCAGGATCCTGTTGGTGGAGGCCAAGACCGCGTCCTTCGCCAACCTCGCCGCAGGCGTGAACTACGCAGCCACCCAGGGTGTCTCGGCGATCAGCAACTCCTACGGCGGATCCGACTCGTCCGCGAGTTCGGCCTACGACCACCCGGGGATCGCGATCACGGCGTCCACCGGCGACGGCGGCTACGGCATCGAGTCACCCGCCTCCTACCCGACGGTGGTCGCCGTCGGCGGCACGAGTCTGACGAAATCCTCCACCGCCAGGGGCTGGTCCGAAACGGCCTGGAGCGGCGCCGGCAGTGGCTGCTCGACGTTGAACGCCAAGCCCAGCTGGCAGACCTCGGCCACCCAGTGCTCGGGCAAGGCCAATGCCGACGTCTCGGCGGTCGCCGACCCCAACACCGGCGTCGCGGTCTACGACTCCACGGCCTACCAGGGCTCTTCGGGCTGGTTGGTGTTCGGCGGCACCAGCGCGTCGTCGCCGATCATCGCTTCGGTGTACACCCTGTCGGGCAACACTTCCGGCTATCCGGCGTCGTACACCTGGGCCCACACCGGTTCGCTCAACGACGTGAAGTCGGGTTCCAACGGCACCTGCCCGACGACGATCTGGTGCACGTCGGGGACCGGCTGGGACGGCCCCACCGGTCTGGGCACGCCGATCGGCACCGCTGCCTTCTGA
- a CDS encoding DUF4129 domain-containing protein: MRRRWPAPAPLARAGLIVAAGVLLAGAALWAGSLGPWIGRPHTASAPADLPSIAPPTFTPPPVRNVDPAAAAPGAGSFDPTVVLLVLGGILLVAVVLIAVSMVRNRTAPAASRKRAVEPADDVRPTPVAPDPARAFDPREAADYVIACWDQLERQAAARGTGRRPEQTPTEFIQALRSFGPVDERAAAELLSLYQRARFDHVRLLPDTAIRARAGADALLAALGAGAVQGYR; encoded by the coding sequence GTGAGGCGTCGATGGCCCGCACCCGCTCCGCTGGCCCGCGCCGGCCTGATCGTGGCCGCCGGCGTACTGCTGGCCGGCGCCGCCCTGTGGGCGGGGTCGCTCGGTCCCTGGATCGGCCGTCCGCACACCGCCTCCGCGCCGGCTGACCTGCCCTCGATCGCGCCTCCGACGTTCACCCCGCCGCCGGTCAGGAACGTCGACCCGGCGGCCGCAGCGCCGGGTGCCGGATCCTTCGATCCGACCGTGGTGCTCCTCGTCCTGGGCGGCATCCTGCTGGTCGCCGTGGTGCTCATCGCCGTGTCGATGGTCAGGAATCGAACGGCTCCCGCCGCCTCCCGCAAGCGCGCCGTCGAGCCGGCCGACGACGTCCGGCCGACGCCGGTGGCACCCGATCCGGCCAGGGCCTTCGATCCACGGGAGGCAGCCGACTACGTCATCGCCTGCTGGGATCAGCTCGAGCGACAGGCGGCCGCCCGCGGCACGGGGCGACGTCCCGAGCAGACGCCCACCGAATTCATCCAGGCCCTGAGGTCGTTCGGTCCGGTCGACGAACGTGCTGCCGCCGAACTGCTCTCGCTCTACCAGCGGGCCCGGTTCGACCACGTCCGACTGCTACCGGACACCGCGATCAGGGCCAGGGCCGGCGCCGACGCGTTGCTGGCCGCCCTCGGTGCCGGTGCCGTGCAGGGCTACCGGTGA